Proteins from a single region of Chloroherpeton thalassium ATCC 35110:
- a CDS encoding mechanosensitive ion channel family protein, giving the protein MVNELQSWLLSHGLNEAGSVILSNVFSLAALVLLSLVINFLARRFLLSVVHYAVARTEAKWDDYFVERKFFSQLAHLVPAVGVYLAVPIIFSESPTLVTSLTHGIYIYIVVVSVLSIDAFLNAVHDIYMHFDVSREVPIKGIVQVLKIIAYLIGGIFIISLVLDKSPFFLISGLGALTAVLLLVFKDVILGFVAGIQLAANKMLVEGDWIEMPKYGADGEVMEIALTTVKVRNWDKTITTIPTYALISDSFKNWRGMKDAGGRRIKRSLLIDIHTIKFCDEEMLARFAKIRFISNYIEQKKQELAEFNSLYYVDNEMLANRRRLTNVGTFRAYVAGYLKNHPSIRQDMTFLVRQLEPNEHGLPLEIYVFTNDTVWANYEGIQADIFDHILAILPEFDLSVFQVPSGNDFKSFLSNSASQKS; this is encoded by the coding sequence ATGGTCAACGAATTGCAATCATGGCTTTTAAGCCACGGACTTAATGAAGCGGGTTCGGTAATTTTGTCTAATGTGTTTTCTCTGGCGGCGCTTGTGCTGCTAAGCCTTGTCATCAATTTTCTGGCCAGGCGATTTTTGCTTTCGGTGGTGCATTATGCGGTGGCACGCACCGAAGCCAAGTGGGATGATTATTTCGTTGAGCGAAAATTCTTTAGTCAGCTGGCGCATTTGGTGCCGGCGGTTGGCGTTTATTTGGCCGTCCCCATTATTTTTTCCGAATCGCCAACGCTGGTGACAAGCTTAACACATGGCATCTACATCTACATTGTTGTTGTCAGTGTTTTATCCATCGATGCGTTTCTAAATGCCGTGCACGACATTTATATGCACTTTGACGTATCGCGCGAAGTGCCAATCAAAGGGATCGTTCAAGTTCTAAAAATTATCGCCTATCTAATTGGCGGCATCTTCATCATTTCGCTTGTTTTAGACAAATCGCCGTTCTTCCTCATCAGCGGTTTGGGTGCGCTAACCGCCGTGCTTTTGTTGGTGTTCAAAGATGTCATTTTGGGATTTGTCGCGGGCATTCAGCTTGCCGCCAATAAAATGCTGGTTGAAGGCGATTGGATCGAAATGCCAAAATACGGCGCCGACGGCGAGGTCATGGAAATTGCGCTAACCACCGTCAAAGTTCGAAATTGGGATAAAACCATCACCACCATCCCGACTTACGCGCTTATCAGCGATTCATTTAAAAACTGGCGCGGCATGAAAGACGCTGGCGGCAGGCGAATCAAACGCTCTCTTTTGATCGATATTCATACCATCAAGTTTTGCGATGAGGAAATGCTGGCGCGTTTTGCAAAAATCCGATTCATTTCAAATTACATCGAACAGAAAAAGCAAGAATTGGCTGAATTTAACTCGCTGTATTATGTGGATAACGAAATGCTGGCCAATCGCCGCCGGCTAACCAATGTTGGAACATTTCGCGCGTATGTGGCAGGCTATTTGAAAAATCATCCGAGCATTCGCCAAGATATGACGTTTCTCGTCCGCCAGCTCGAACCTAACGAACACGGCTTGCCACTTGAAATTTACGTATTCACGAACGATACGGTTTGGGCAAACTACGAAGGCATTCAAGCCGACATTTTCGATCATATTTTGGCCATTCTTCCCGAATTCGATCTGAGCGTTTTCCAAGTCCCAAGCGGCAATGATTTCAAAAGCTTTTTATCCAATAGCGCATCGCAAAAAAGCTAA
- a CDS encoding homoserine kinase: protein MKQVTGFAPASVGNVACGFDVLGFALTEPGDEVTVSFTDDENSPAQVIISKIIGDGGALPTDPYKNTASIVVIKFLEFLKTHKGIEQSGTFSIELKKNLPLSSGMGSSASSAAAALIAANSLLGSPCTKMELVPFVMEGERIACGSIHADNAAPAMLGNFILTRSYDPLDLIPISTPPELYCSLVHPHIEVPTSHARSILKKEIALSSAVRQWGNVGALVAGLLRCDYELIGRALEDVVAEPVRAPLIPGFYDVKHAALDAGALGGSIAGSGPSIFAFSDSLAKAETIAKAMQETFRKVSNLESDIWFCPVSREGSRIL from the coding sequence ATGAAACAAGTTACCGGATTCGCACCGGCCAGCGTGGGCAACGTGGCTTGCGGGTTTGATGTGTTAGGTTTTGCACTTACCGAACCTGGCGATGAAGTCACGGTTAGTTTTACCGATGATGAAAATTCGCCAGCTCAGGTGATAATTTCTAAAATTATCGGCGATGGCGGCGCGCTACCAACCGATCCTTACAAAAATACAGCCAGCATTGTCGTTATCAAATTTCTTGAATTTCTCAAAACCCATAAAGGCATTGAGCAAAGCGGCACTTTTTCCATCGAGCTAAAAAAGAACCTTCCGCTTAGCAGTGGCATGGGCAGCAGCGCATCGAGCGCCGCCGCCGCACTGATTGCCGCCAATTCTCTACTTGGCTCGCCTTGTACGAAAATGGAACTCGTCCCATTTGTTATGGAAGGCGAACGGATCGCGTGCGGGTCAATCCATGCCGATAACGCCGCACCGGCCATGCTTGGCAATTTCATCCTAACAAGAAGCTATGATCCGCTCGACCTGATTCCAATCAGCACACCACCAGAACTTTACTGCTCGCTTGTACATCCACATATTGAAGTGCCAACTTCTCATGCACGCTCTATTTTGAAAAAGGAAATTGCACTTAGCAGCGCGGTTCGTCAATGGGGAAATGTCGGTGCGCTTGTGGCCGGCTTATTGCGCTGCGATTATGAGCTGATCGGTCGCGCGTTGGAAGATGTGGTAGCCGAACCCGTTCGTGCACCGCTCATTCCAGGCTTCTACGATGTCAAACATGCCGCGCTCGACGCCGGCGCGCTCGGCGGAAGCATTGCTGGTTCAGGCCCTTCTATCTTCGCTTTTTCGGATTCTCTCGCGAAGGCTGAAACCATTGCAAAAGCGATGCAGGAAACATTTAGAAAAGTTTCAAATTTGGAAAGTGATATTTGGTTTTGTCCTGTCAGCCGAGAAGGATCAAGAATTTTATAA
- a CDS encoding DUF2442 domain-containing protein: MKPHHHVSDLKFENDFLIVTIDGETKRYALKEISPILLNAPTAARNIFDISPSGYGIHWPVLDEDISIDGLLGIRHAPHRKKESALSNRLAQ, encoded by the coding sequence ATGAAACCACATCATCATGTAAGTGATTTGAAATTCGAAAATGATTTCCTCATCGTAACGATTGACGGGGAAACGAAACGTTATGCGTTAAAAGAAATTTCTCCCATACTTCTGAACGCGCCGACGGCAGCAAGAAATATATTTGACATCTCCCCTTCGGGCTATGGCATCCATTGGCCGGTGTTGGATGAAGATATTTCCATAGACGGGTTGCTCGGCATTCGCCACGCGCCGCACCGGAAGAAAGAAAGCGCTTTGAGCAATCGCCTTGCGCAGTAA
- a CDS encoding anhydro-N-acetylmuramic acid kinase, with product MLNFFPPEKKERLGIGVLSGTSVDGIDVGLVKLHGAGSQARPVLLAFQTYPIELEIRNLILTNLNPEKASLPALSQLNFLIGKIFADAVKKLIRESGFFPTEIDFVASHGQTFWHQPEPLQMAGYPICSTFQLGEGSVMANELGILTISDFRTAELSLGAEGAPLAPFLDYLLFGHSRKKRALLNIGGMSNLTAMRENCEKSDVIFFDAGPGNVLIDKAAAHFFGEPFDKNAEFSKRGKSSPPLLNKLLLENFYQKKPPKSTGRELFSDAYFQNILAFPECKTLARYDILATLTELTSEVIFRQYEAFVAPKFQINELIVSGGGAENPLIMQRLKEKFAFATVLKQDDLHASPIPAKAKEAVLFAVLGNELLSGQSASMRTSAMLGKISLPPA from the coding sequence ATGCTAAACTTTTTTCCGCCCGAAAAAAAGGAGCGGCTCGGCATCGGCGTATTGTCAGGCACTTCGGTCGACGGCATCGATGTCGGGCTGGTGAAATTGCACGGCGCGGGCTCTCAGGCTCGCCCCGTGCTTTTGGCTTTTCAGACCTATCCAATTGAACTGGAAATTCGAAACCTCATCCTGACGAATTTGAATCCTGAAAAAGCTTCGCTTCCGGCACTTTCGCAACTCAATTTTTTGATAGGGAAAATTTTCGCCGACGCGGTAAAAAAGTTAATCCGCGAATCGGGATTTTTCCCCACCGAAATTGATTTTGTGGCGTCGCATGGCCAAACATTTTGGCATCAGCCCGAGCCGCTGCAAATGGCCGGCTATCCGATTTGTTCCACCTTTCAGCTTGGCGAAGGCTCGGTCATGGCCAACGAGTTGGGCATTCTGACGATCTCGGATTTTCGCACTGCAGAACTCTCACTTGGCGCGGAAGGTGCGCCGCTTGCACCATTTTTGGATTACCTTCTTTTTGGCCATTCGCGCAAAAAACGCGCGCTGCTCAACATCGGCGGCATGAGCAACCTAACAGCCATGCGGGAAAATTGTGAAAAATCGGACGTGATTTTCTTTGATGCAGGTCCCGGAAATGTTCTCATCGATAAAGCCGCCGCGCATTTTTTCGGCGAGCCGTTCGATAAAAACGCGGAATTTTCGAAGCGCGGAAAAAGTTCACCACCGCTTTTAAACAAGCTTCTTTTGGAAAATTTTTATCAAAAAAAACCTCCGAAATCGACCGGTCGTGAACTTTTTAGCGATGCTTATTTCCAAAATATTCTCGCATTTCCCGAGTGCAAAACGCTTGCTCGATACGACATTTTAGCGACGCTGACGGAACTCACATCGGAAGTTATTTTCCGCCAATATGAGGCATTCGTGGCGCCAAAATTTCAGATTAATGAGTTGATTGTGAGCGGCGGCGGCGCGGAAAATCCGCTCATCATGCAGCGATTAAAAGAGAAGTTTGCGTTTGCCACTGTGCTGAAACAAGATGACCTTCACGCCTCGCCGATTCCGGCCAAAGCCAAAGAAGCTGTGCTATTTGCGGTTTTGGGAAATGAATTGCTTTCAGGCCAAAGCGCCTCGATGAGAACTTCGGCCATGCTGGGAAAAATTTCCCTCCCTCCTGCCTGA
- a CDS encoding sensor histidine kinase, producing the protein MICQIDEYLSEVYQQQGNLQSALDYYKSFHQISNQISAEKVEEQTRELRTQFEVEKARRETEIYRLKNVELAQASEYLKYLNTSLKAANEFKSELLSIAAHDMKNPLQAIMAYAELITMESDEESRVFKRASLIYKASQQLFKLINSLLETSAIESGKLKLEKKACELARILEVVVQENEEKAAQKHQLIHLNVEKGLMIHADEHRMQVVLDNLVSNAIKYSPEGAPIWIDMHLNGHNTVRVSVQDKGPGISPEDKKMLFKKFQRLSAKPTKGEKATGLGLWIARQLVEQHDGQIWAESEGDGKGTTFFVELPIHEQVF; encoded by the coding sequence ATGATTTGCCAAATTGACGAGTACCTTTCAGAAGTTTATCAGCAGCAAGGCAATTTGCAAAGTGCGTTGGATTACTACAAAAGCTTCCACCAGATTAGCAACCAAATTTCAGCCGAAAAAGTCGAAGAGCAAACGCGCGAGTTGCGAACGCAATTTGAAGTTGAAAAAGCCCGCAGAGAAACCGAAATTTATCGGCTGAAAAATGTGGAGCTGGCGCAAGCTTCCGAATACCTGAAATACTTGAACACGTCGCTCAAAGCAGCCAACGAGTTCAAATCCGAGCTGCTTTCCATCGCTGCTCACGACATGAAAAATCCGCTTCAGGCCATTATGGCCTATGCGGAATTGATCACGATGGAAAGTGACGAAGAAAGCCGCGTCTTTAAAAGAGCGTCTTTGATTTACAAAGCGTCGCAGCAGCTTTTTAAACTCATTAATAGCTTGCTTGAAACCTCCGCGATCGAAAGCGGCAAGCTCAAGCTCGAGAAAAAAGCTTGCGAACTTGCCCGCATTTTGGAAGTTGTCGTTCAAGAAAATGAAGAAAAAGCGGCCCAAAAACATCAACTCATTCATTTGAATGTGGAAAAAGGCTTGATGATTCACGCTGACGAGCACAGAATGCAGGTTGTTTTGGATAATTTGGTAAGCAATGCGATCAAATACTCACCCGAAGGCGCCCCCATTTGGATCGATATGCACCTCAATGGACACAACACCGTGCGTGTTTCCGTCCAAGATAAAGGTCCGGGCATTTCACCGGAAGACAAAAAAATGTTATTTAAAAAATTTCAGCGACTGAGCGCAAAGCCAACCAAAGGAGAAAAAGCCACCGGGCTTGGGCTTTGGATTGCTCGCCAGCTTGTTGAGCAACATGACGGGCAAATCTGGGCGGAGAGTGAAGGCGATGGCAAAGGCACGACTTTTTTTGTCGAGTTGCCGATTCACGAGCAAGTTTTCTAA
- a CDS encoding YkvA family protein, which produces MKDEETDQYATGNQAEENPMGSASFKRAKKKAENYAKNPKKAQKLLDDALNKIESFKADGKLGEVLQYLQAFIRMIRAYSNKSYTTLPLHSVVMAIAALIYFVSPIDAIFDFIPIFGLVDDAAVITAIFGALKNDISRFLEWEAANASATQETPYIELESHIKKQPLERDFKDI; this is translated from the coding sequence ATGAAAGACGAAGAAACCGATCAATATGCAACAGGAAATCAGGCAGAAGAAAACCCAATGGGTTCTGCCAGTTTTAAGCGCGCCAAGAAAAAGGCAGAAAATTACGCCAAAAACCCAAAGAAAGCGCAAAAGCTTTTGGACGACGCGCTAAACAAAATCGAAAGCTTCAAGGCAGACGGAAAATTGGGCGAAGTGTTGCAATACCTCCAAGCATTTATTCGAATGATTCGAGCGTATAGTAATAAATCCTACACCACTTTGCCGTTGCACTCGGTGGTAATGGCGATTGCCGCGCTGATTTACTTTGTTTCGCCCATAGACGCCATTTTTGATTTCATTCCCATTTTCGGCTTAGTCGATGACGCAGCCGTCATTACCGCGATTTTCGGCGCGCTAAAAAACGACATTTCACGCTTCTTGGAATGGGAAGCGGCAAACGCGAGCGCAACACAGGAAACGCCTTATATAGAGCTGGAAAGTCACATAAAAAAGCAGCCGTTAGAAAGAGATTTTAAAGATATTTAA
- the moaCB gene encoding bifunctional molybdenum cofactor biosynthesis protein MoaC/MoaB — protein MNDFSHLDETGKVSMVDVTDKMPTCREALAEGAVFLAPETLAAIQDAALPKGDVLTTAKIAGVMAAKRTAELIPMCHPLNISFVDVRFSLQNDRILISATAKTREATGVEMEALTAVSVAALTIYDMCKSADKTMRISDIRLVRKTGGKSSHKTTYRPRTGVLVLSDSISAGEGEDKSGKILKAAFEREGCEISHYEIIPDDVALLSEKVGEWINGGTELVMTSGGTGMGPRDITVETLAPKFSRRLPGVEQALHAYGVGKTKTAMLSRLTAGVIKNSIVVCLPGSTGAAKDALAVLIPTVFHAFHMMQGEKHSATEK, from the coding sequence ATGAACGATTTTTCCCATTTGGATGAAACGGGCAAGGTGAGCATGGTGGATGTCACCGATAAAATGCCCACTTGCCGCGAGGCGCTGGCCGAAGGCGCGGTATTTCTCGCGCCCGAAACGCTTGCCGCCATTCAAGACGCCGCGCTGCCCAAAGGCGATGTGCTGACCACCGCGAAAATTGCGGGCGTTATGGCCGCCAAGCGCACCGCCGAACTTATTCCGATGTGCCATCCGCTGAACATTTCCTTTGTTGATGTCCGATTTTCCTTACAAAACGACCGCATTTTGATTTCCGCAACTGCCAAAACCCGTGAGGCAACCGGCGTGGAAATGGAAGCGCTCACGGCGGTCTCCGTCGCGGCGCTTACGATTTACGACATGTGCAAATCTGCCGATAAGACCATGCGGATTTCGGACATCCGGCTTGTTAGGAAAACCGGCGGGAAAAGCAGCCACAAGACAACCTATCGTCCGAGAACCGGTGTGCTGGTGCTTTCGGATTCGATTTCGGCGGGAGAAGGCGAAGACAAATCCGGCAAGATTTTGAAAGCGGCATTTGAGCGCGAAGGCTGCGAAATTTCGCATTACGAAATCATCCCGGATGACGTCGCTTTGCTTTCCGAAAAAGTCGGCGAATGGATAAACGGCGGCACGGAACTCGTGATGACTTCCGGCGGCACGGGCATGGGGCCGCGCGACATCACCGTCGAGACGCTTGCGCCGAAATTTTCCCGGCGCTTGCCCGGCGTGGAGCAAGCCTTGCACGCTTACGGCGTCGGGAAAACCAAAACCGCCATGCTCTCGCGCCTGACCGCAGGCGTTATAAAAAATAGCATCGTCGTCTGTTTGCCCGGAAGCACGGGCGCGGCGAAGGACGCTTTGGCCGTCTTGATTCCGACCGTTTTTCACGCTTTTCACATGATGCAAGGCGAAAAACATTCGGCAACCGAAAAATAA
- a CDS encoding molybdopterin molybdotransferase MoeA, with the protein MISVEEAHKIINAYSLLSEPEDIPIANLLGRRLAEDIVAPFPQPRFHNAAMDGFAVRYDDVATATKEHPISLQASGELPAGSAEQLSLAAGKCIPIMTGAKMPDGADTVVKVEETSGFGASEISFYSAGKKGRNIRLAGEEIQSGDCLIRKGTLVTPAEIGTLATFGIHQAKAFRKPKLAIIASGSELREPGETLGDGEIYNSNLPLLSSAARFSGAEVVMTKTLRDAEHEMTDALGSAILQADIVVTTGGVSEGAYDFVRTAMEKRGVEAHFAKVAQKPGMPFYFGTKSRRLLFGLPGNPVSAFMNFMEYVYPELLKFAGGEAPIKSQGVLQAPFKCEKKKHRFLFGTVRFEAGELRCTPTGKTGSHMLTAMLGANAILEAPANDAPLPAGEKIIFSLLPWAQIF; encoded by the coding sequence ATGATTTCAGTTGAAGAAGCCCATAAAATTATAAACGCATATAGCCTTCTTTCCGAGCCGGAAGATATTCCCATCGCAAATTTGCTCGGGCGACGGCTCGCCGAAGACATCGTTGCCCCGTTTCCGCAACCGCGATTCCATAACGCCGCAATGGACGGTTTTGCCGTTCGTTACGACGATGTGGCAACGGCGACGAAGGAACATCCGATTTCCTTGCAGGCTTCCGGCGAACTCCCCGCCGGAAGCGCCGAGCAGCTTTCGCTCGCCGCCGGCAAGTGCATCCCGATTATGACCGGCGCGAAAATGCCCGACGGCGCGGACACGGTCGTTAAAGTCGAAGAGACAAGCGGGTTCGGCGCGAGCGAGATTTCATTTTACAGCGCGGGAAAAAAAGGCCGAAATATTCGGCTCGCGGGTGAGGAAATTCAAAGCGGCGATTGCCTGATTCGCAAAGGCACGTTGGTAACGCCCGCCGAAATCGGTACGCTTGCGACTTTCGGGATTCATCAAGCCAAAGCGTTTCGCAAACCGAAACTCGCAATTATTGCCTCGGGCAGCGAGCTTCGTGAGCCGGGCGAAACGCTCGGGGACGGTGAAATTTATAATTCAAATCTTCCGCTTTTAAGCTCTGCCGCACGGTTTTCCGGCGCGGAAGTCGTGATGACGAAAACGCTGCGCGACGCCGAACATGAGATGACCGACGCGCTCGGCTCGGCGATTTTGCAGGCCGACATTGTGGTCACGACGGGCGGCGTTTCCGAAGGCGCTTACGATTTTGTCAGAACCGCGATGGAAAAGCGCGGCGTGGAGGCGCATTTTGCGAAGGTCGCCCAAAAGCCCGGTATGCCGTTTTATTTCGGCACGAAATCTCGGCGGCTGCTTTTCGGTTTGCCCGGAAATCCGGTCTCCGCGTTTATGAATTTTATGGAATATGTTTATCCCGAGCTGCTGAAATTTGCGGGCGGTGAGGCGCCGATAAAATCGCAAGGCGTGCTTCAAGCGCCGTTTAAGTGCGAAAAGAAAAAGCATCGGTTTCTTTTCGGAACGGTTCGGTTTGAGGCGGGCGAACTTCGCTGCACGCCGACTGGTAAAACCGGCTCGCACATGCTGACCGCCATGCTCGGCGCAAACGCCATTCTCGAAGCGCCCGCAAACGATGCACCGCTTCCTGCCGGTGAAAAAATTATTTTCTCGCTTTTGCCGTGGGCACAAATTTTCTAA
- a CDS encoding TetR/AcrR family transcriptional regulator: protein MNEEGKFNRILRHARTRFFQDGISCVTIEGLAKELGIAPEAISTHFKSKDELLNKVVDDYVKDLSNQLDEIQSKPADFLDRVNELWVFAGKTFAAAGHDFKESIRANYPKHWERLNAFYRERLLPVLSDQMKQGVRMAVFRSDLNIEVALMLFQNGIEQIATPVVLAKNSYSTEDAIKSILQLIFDGSLADHTRTVFRRYAARVPRKNVVFKRVVLETHS, encoded by the coding sequence ATGAATGAAGAGGGAAAGTTTAATAGGATTCTGCGACACGCTCGCACTCGTTTTTTTCAAGACGGGATTTCTTGTGTCACTATCGAGGGACTTGCCAAAGAACTGGGAATCGCACCGGAAGCTATTTCCACTCACTTCAAAAGCAAAGATGAGCTTCTAAACAAGGTCGTTGATGATTATGTAAAAGATTTATCCAACCAACTTGATGAAATTCAATCCAAACCAGCTGATTTTTTAGATAGAGTAAATGAACTATGGGTTTTTGCTGGAAAAACATTTGCAGCAGCCGGGCACGATTTTAAAGAATCAATACGCGCGAATTATCCAAAACATTGGGAGCGCCTAAACGCATTTTATCGCGAGCGGCTCTTGCCGGTTTTGTCCGACCAAATGAAGCAAGGCGTGCGAATGGCGGTTTTTCGCAGCGACTTAAACATTGAAGTTGCTTTGATGCTTTTTCAGAATGGCATTGAACAAATTGCTACACCGGTGGTTTTGGCCAAAAATTCGTATTCCACTGAAGACGCGATAAAGTCTATTTTGCAACTCATTTTTGATGGCTCGCTTGCTGATCACACGCGCACGGTTTTTCGGCGTTATGCGGCTCGTGTGCCAAGAAAAAATGTTGTTTTCAAGCGCGTTGTCCTTGAAACGCATAGCTAA
- the thrC gene encoding threonine synthase, whose amino-acid sequence MKYYSTSRISPATSMKTAVLQGLAPDRGLYMPEWIPCFSSGKLDELKDASFSELAFEIAKPFLGNELDESRLQEITEQSFTFKVPLVRLNNQTYILELFEGPTLAFKDFGARFMARLTGAFAEEDNKLITVLVATSGDTGSAVAYGFKGVPNTRVVILYPSGKVSRLQEQQLTTAGGNVTALEVSGDFDACQKLVKEAFADAELRSSLTLTSANSINIARLLPQSFYYAYASLQLKKKNPDAEIVFTVPSGNFGNLTAGIFAKKMGFPIKRFIAASNKNDSVPRYLETGSYEPHATIETLSTAMDVGNPSNFARMLDIYDSSVRAMSDEITGYSVSDAETRETMRVIYDEMGYLLDPHTAVGVTALGKERAKNQSEKEISVVLSTAHPAKFVETVRETLEFDMQIPERLANVLNLTKQSTPIANDFQALKSLLLSLPC is encoded by the coding sequence ATGAAATATTACAGCACCAGCCGAATCTCGCCGGCCACTTCCATGAAGACGGCGGTTTTGCAAGGACTTGCCCCGGATAGAGGGCTTTACATGCCCGAATGGATTCCCTGTTTTTCGTCGGGCAAATTGGATGAACTCAAAGACGCTTCGTTTTCCGAGCTTGCGTTCGAAATCGCCAAGCCATTTCTTGGCAACGAATTGGACGAGTCGCGCCTTCAGGAAATCACGGAGCAAAGTTTTACGTTTAAAGTCCCGCTCGTTCGGCTCAATAATCAAACCTACATTTTAGAACTCTTTGAAGGCCCAACGCTTGCGTTTAAAGATTTCGGCGCTCGATTTATGGCTCGCCTAACGGGTGCATTTGCCGAAGAAGACAATAAACTGATTACTGTTTTGGTCGCCACTTCCGGCGACACGGGAAGCGCCGTTGCGTATGGCTTCAAAGGTGTGCCGAACACGCGCGTCGTGATTTTGTATCCGTCGGGCAAAGTGAGCCGTTTGCAGGAGCAACAGCTGACAACCGCCGGCGGCAATGTCACCGCGCTGGAAGTTTCGGGCGATTTCGACGCTTGCCAAAAATTGGTGAAAGAAGCCTTCGCCGATGCTGAATTGCGCTCAAGCCTAACGCTCACTTCAGCCAATTCCATCAACATTGCGCGTCTTTTGCCGCAATCGTTTTACTATGCCTATGCGTCGCTTCAGCTAAAAAAGAAAAATCCCGATGCGGAAATCGTCTTTACCGTGCCGAGCGGAAATTTTGGAAACCTAACGGCTGGTATTTTTGCCAAAAAGATGGGTTTTCCTATCAAGCGATTTATTGCAGCGTCCAATAAAAACGACAGCGTCCCGCGCTATCTTGAAACTGGCAGCTACGAACCGCACGCCACCATCGAGACACTTTCCACCGCGATGGATGTGGGAAATCCGAGCAACTTTGCCCGCATGTTAGATATTTACGATAGCTCTGTTCGCGCCATGAGCGATGAAATTACCGGATATTCGGTTTCTGATGCGGAAACGCGCGAAACCATGCGCGTCATTTATGACGAAATGGGCTATTTGCTCGATCCACATACGGCTGTCGGCGTCACTGCGCTTGGAAAAGAGCGAGCAAAAAATCAGTCGGAAAAAGAAATTTCGGTGGTGCTTTCGACGGCGCATCCGGCCAAGTTTGTGGAAACAGTTAGGGAAACGCTAGAATTTGATATGCAGATTCCTGAACGGCTTGCGAATGTCTTAAACCTAACCAAACAATCCACGCCGATTGCAAACGATTTTCAGGCGCTGAAATCGCTCTTGCTTTCGCTTCCATGCTAA
- a CDS encoding tetratricopeptide repeat protein encodes MPEIVKELEQKLKLMNGTEHETIEKVDILNKLSWELQQKHATRALELSLEAEEISQVLGYQKGQAYALCNEGMSYKHLSEYDQALIKCEEALRLFEMLNDQSGKVSTLHSLANLYENMGENEKALRYYRMCLNECTEHQEPLIRISTHFHIGKILVRSNQIISGLAHLHDARNIAIEAMDKRNDLPN; translated from the coding sequence ATGCCTGAAATTGTTAAAGAGCTGGAACAGAAGTTAAAATTAATGAACGGAACGGAACACGAAACTATTGAAAAAGTTGACATTTTAAATAAGCTTTCTTGGGAATTACAACAAAAACACGCAACACGCGCACTTGAATTAAGCCTCGAAGCCGAAGAAATTTCTCAGGTTTTGGGCTATCAGAAAGGACAAGCTTATGCGCTTTGCAATGAAGGTATGAGTTATAAGCACCTTTCGGAATATGATCAAGCACTCATAAAATGCGAAGAAGCCTTGCGGCTTTTTGAAATGTTGAATGATCAATCTGGCAAAGTCTCAACGCTCCACTCGCTTGCCAACCTATATGAAAATATGGGAGAAAACGAGAAAGCTTTGCGTTACTATCGGATGTGCCTGAACGAGTGCACCGAGCATCAAGAGCCGCTTATTCGCATTTCTACACATTTTCATATCGGAAAAATACTTGTTCGCAGCAATCAGATCATTTCTGGACTCGCGCATTTGCACGATGCGCGCAACATTGCCATTGAAGCAATGGATAAAAGAAATGATTTGCCAAATTGA